In a genomic window of Macadamia integrifolia cultivar HAES 741 unplaced genomic scaffold, SCU_Mint_v3 scaffold2327, whole genome shotgun sequence:
- the LOC122066297 gene encoding protein STRICTOSIDINE SYNTHASE-LIKE 10-like — MNLKLILTATILAVLSIFVTQNPTLFFLPPSIPGSHDQLQAAEVIPVVGAVGPESLAFDPNGDGPYTGVADGRILKWQGQAQGWTEFAVTSPQRKDCERPFAPEMEHVCGRPLGLKFHPKTGDLYIADAYFGLHVVNPDGGSATQLITEAEGEPFRFTNDMDIHEEENAIYFTDTSTVFQRRQFMVAVLSIDKTGRLMKYDISNKEVTVLLRGLAFANGVALSKDRSFVLVAETTTCRVIRYWLQGPKAGSHDVFAELPGFPDNVRRNSKGEFWVALHAKKGILTHLILSNSFIGKTLLKLPLSFKNLHSMFVGFKVHATAVKLNEEGQVVEVLEDCEGRTLKFISEVEEKDGDLWIGSVLMPFMARYKQY, encoded by the exons ATGAATTTGAAGCTAATCTTAACTGCAACAATTCTTGCAGTCCTCTCCATTTTCGTCACACAAAACCCTACTCTGTTTTTTCTTCCACCATCAATTCCTGGATCGCATGACCAGCTTCAAGCTGCAGAGGTAATCCCAGTAGTTGGAGCTGTTGGACCAGAAAGTCTCGCATTCGATCCCAACGGCGATGGCCCTTACACCGGGGTTGCCGATGGTCGAATCCTCAAATGGCAAGGACAAGCCCAAGGCTGGACTGAGTTTGCTGTTACCTCTCCACAAAG GAAGGATTGTGAGCGCCCTTTTGCACCGGAGATGGAGCATGTTTGTGGGAGGCCATTAGGATTGAAATTTCATCCAAAGACGGGAGATCTGTACATTGCTGATGCTTATTTTGGGCTTCATGTGGTAAACCCAGATGGAGGTTCAGCTACCCAATTGATAACCGAAGCTGAAGGTGAGCCCTTTCGATTCACCAACGATATGGACAtccatgaagaagaaaatgcgATCTATTTCACTGATACAAGTACAGTCTTTCAGAGAAG GCAGTTCATGGTAGCTGTTTTAAGCATCGACAAGACGGGGAGATTGATGAAATACGACATCTCTAACAAAGAAGTGACGGTGTTGCTGAGAGGGCTTGCTTTTGCCAATGGTGTGGCACTGAGCAAAGATCGCTCCTTTGTGCTTGTAGCTGAAACAACCACTTGCAGGGTCATCAGGTATTGGCTTCAAGGTCCTAAAGCAGGAAGTCATGACGTCTTCGCCGAGCTTCCTGGGTTTCCTGATAATGTTCGAAGGAATTCGAAAGGGGAATTCTGGGTTGCTTTACATGCGAAGAAGGGAATTTTAACGCATTTGATTCTGTCAAACAGTTTCATTGGGAAGACATTGTTGAAGCTTCCCTTAAGTTTTAAGAACTTGCATTCGATGTTTGTTGGGTTTAAGGTTCATGCAACTGCTGTGAAGCTGAATGAAGAGGGACAAGTTGTTGAGGTGTTAGAAGATTGTGAAGGAAGGACTTTGAAATTTATTAGTGAGGTTGAGGAGAAGGATGGAGATTTGTGGATTGGGTCTGTGTTGATGCCCTTCATGGCCAGGTATAAGCAATACTAG